In the Acidovorax sp. A79 genome, one interval contains:
- a CDS encoding energy transducer TonB, with product MSHPDRFATPGGFSRNTVIVGSVVALHVAGLWALQSGLLRRAAEVIVPAELLTEFIAPPAPPKVTPPPPAPPPPPKPAPKAAPRPAPMPVAIADPTPAPNAPTGITTPQPPAPPIEAPMAPPAPAPAPPAPPAPPKIELPSSDAAYLNNPKPSYPAISKRMGEQGKVVLRVLIGTDGLPQKVEINKSSGFDRLDRQAQEAVMRWRFVPGKRNGVPETMWNLVPVNFVLE from the coding sequence ATGTCTCACCCAGATCGTTTTGCCACCCCCGGGGGATTCAGCCGCAACACCGTGATCGTGGGCTCCGTCGTCGCACTGCATGTTGCGGGCCTCTGGGCCCTGCAGTCGGGCCTGCTGCGCCGCGCGGCCGAAGTCATCGTGCCGGCGGAATTGCTGACGGAATTCATCGCACCACCCGCGCCCCCCAAGGTCACGCCACCGCCTCCCGCGCCGCCACCGCCCCCCAAGCCGGCCCCGAAGGCCGCCCCGCGCCCCGCACCCATGCCGGTGGCCATCGCGGACCCCACGCCCGCCCCCAATGCCCCCACGGGCATCACCACCCCGCAGCCGCCGGCACCGCCCATCGAGGCGCCCATGGCCCCGCCCGCACCGGCGCCAGCCCCTCCAGCGCCCCCCGCGCCGCCCAAGATCGAACTGCCGTCCAGCGACGCCGCCTACCTGAACAACCCCAAACCCAGCTATCCGGCCATCAGCAAGCGCATGGGCGAGCAGGGAAAGGTGGTGCTGCGGGTACTGATCGGCACCGACGGCCTGCCCCAGAAGGTCGAAATCAACAAGTCCAGCGGCTTCGACCGGCTGGACCGACAGGCCCAGGAAGCCGTCATGCGCTGGCGCTTCGTGCCCGGCAAACGCAACGGCGTGCCCGAGACCATGTGGAACCTGGTCCCTGTCAACTTCGTTCTCGAATAA
- a CDS encoding bacterioferritin-associated ferredoxin yields the protein MIVCVCRRISDREIARHARAGMSFDEIQFELGVATQCGCCESCARDVVAQCSASNPVAALHNEAAPQTIQLASSILESKSWNSSQRSLAA from the coding sequence ATGATCGTCTGTGTTTGCCGCCGGATTTCCGACCGTGAGATTGCCCGCCACGCACGTGCGGGCATGAGCTTTGACGAAATCCAGTTCGAGCTGGGCGTGGCCACCCAATGCGGATGCTGCGAAAGCTGTGCCCGCGACGTGGTGGCACAGTGCAGCGCATCGAATCCGGTGGCGGCCCTGCACAATGAGGCAGCGCCGCAAACGATCCAGCTTGCCAGCTCCATCCTGGAAAGCAAGTCATGGAACTCCTCTCAACGCTCGCTGGCAGCCTGA
- a CDS encoding alpha-hydroxy acid oxidase, whose protein sequence is MTHVPARQPLPPGIVSLADHEQQARQHLDDNAWAYFSGGAADEISLRSNRSAWDALPLWPRVLRPLAGGHTRVQLLGRTLAHPILLAPVAFQRLAHADGELAMAYAAAALGAGVVLSTQASVSLESIAQAVLPDPGRGPLWFQLYLQPDRGLTRALAQRAEAAGYEALVLTVDAPASGARDRERRTGFRLPPGIGPVNLAGMQAPPTPPLGADQSALFDGLLHHAPTWDDVAWLQSITRLPVLLKGVLHPADARQAVAAGAAGVIVSNHGGRTLDTAPATATALPRVVQAVGGALPVLVDGGIRRGTDVLKAMALGASAVLVGRPAVWGLANAGATGVAHVLRLLRDELEIAMALTGCATLADATPALLTADSPG, encoded by the coding sequence ATGACCCACGTCCCCGCACGCCAACCGCTTCCTCCGGGCATCGTCAGCCTGGCCGACCACGAGCAGCAGGCCCGGCAGCACCTGGACGACAACGCCTGGGCCTACTTCAGTGGCGGCGCGGCCGATGAGATCAGCCTGCGCAGCAACCGCAGCGCATGGGACGCCCTGCCCCTGTGGCCCCGCGTGCTGCGTCCGCTGGCGGGCGGGCACACCCGCGTCCAGCTGCTGGGCCGCACGCTGGCACACCCCATCCTGCTGGCACCCGTCGCCTTTCAGCGCCTGGCCCACGCCGACGGCGAGTTGGCGATGGCCTACGCGGCTGCGGCCCTGGGCGCGGGGGTGGTGCTGAGCACCCAGGCGAGCGTGTCGCTGGAGAGCATTGCCCAGGCCGTACTGCCCGACCCCGGCCGCGGTCCGCTGTGGTTTCAGCTGTACCTGCAGCCAGACCGTGGCTTGACCCGCGCACTGGCACAGCGCGCCGAGGCCGCAGGGTACGAAGCCCTGGTGCTGACCGTGGACGCGCCCGCCAGCGGCGCACGCGACCGGGAGCGCCGCACAGGCTTTCGCCTGCCGCCCGGCATCGGCCCCGTCAATCTGGCCGGCATGCAGGCGCCGCCCACCCCACCCCTCGGCGCGGACCAGAGCGCGCTGTTCGACGGGCTGCTGCACCACGCCCCCACGTGGGACGACGTGGCGTGGCTGCAGTCCATCACCCGGCTGCCCGTGCTGCTCAAAGGCGTGCTGCACCCGGCGGATGCGCGCCAGGCCGTGGCGGCCGGCGCCGCGGGCGTCATCGTGTCCAACCACGGCGGGCGCACGCTGGACACCGCCCCGGCCACGGCCACCGCCCTGCCGCGCGTGGTGCAGGCCGTGGGCGGCGCACTGCCGGTGCTGGTGGATGGCGGCATCCGGCGCGGCACCGACGTGCTCAAAGCGATGGCGCTGGGGGCATCCGCCGTGCTGGTGGGGCGCCCGGCCGTCTGGGGGCTGGCCAATGCGGGGGCCACCGGCGTCGCCCACGTGCTGCGCCTGCTGCGCGACGAGCTCGAGATCGCCATGGCGCTCACCGGCTGCGCCACGCTGGCAGACGCCACGCCAGCCTTGCTCACCGCAGACAGCCCCGGCTGA
- a CDS encoding Fe2+-dependent dioxygenase, which produces MFLHIQDVLTADEVALFRQKLWAADTPWVDGARSAGSQAVHQKNNLQLAQGSELSAQLQGIVKAALARNALFFSAALPRRIYNPLFNNYGDGANFYGRHVDSAVMHSKADSCWVRSDLSCTLFLTPPDEYDGGELVATEAWGEKRIKLPAGDMILYPSSTVHQVSPVTRGHRISSFFWVESMVRGLEQRQLLFDMDMALLRLRQSVGETDPSVIALSGTYHNLLRMWADV; this is translated from the coding sequence ATGTTCCTGCACATCCAAGACGTACTGACGGCCGACGAGGTCGCCCTGTTCCGGCAAAAGCTCTGGGCGGCCGACACCCCCTGGGTGGATGGCGCCCGCAGCGCGGGCAGCCAGGCCGTGCACCAGAAGAACAACCTGCAACTCGCGCAGGGCAGCGAGCTGTCGGCCCAGCTGCAAGGCATCGTCAAGGCCGCGCTGGCCCGCAATGCGCTGTTCTTCTCGGCCGCCCTGCCCCGGCGCATCTACAACCCGCTGTTCAACAACTACGGCGACGGCGCCAACTTCTATGGCCGCCATGTGGACAGCGCCGTCATGCACTCCAAGGCAGACAGCTGCTGGGTGCGCAGCGACCTGTCGTGCACGCTGTTCCTGACCCCGCCGGACGAATACGACGGCGGCGAACTGGTCGCCACCGAAGCCTGGGGCGAAAAACGCATCAAGCTGCCGGCCGGCGACATGATCCTGTACCCCAGCAGCACCGTGCACCAGGTGTCGCCCGTCACCCGCGGCCACCGCATCAGCAGCTTCTTCTGGGTGGAAAGCATGGTGCGCGGGCTGGAGCAGCGCCAGCTCTTGTTCGACATGGACATGGCCCTGCTGCGGCTGCGCCAGAGCGTGGGTGAAACGGATCCTTCGGTCATCGCCCTGTCGGGCACGTACCACAACCTGCTGCGCATGTGGGCCGACGTGTGA